A DNA window from Camelina sativa cultivar DH55 chromosome 13, Cs, whole genome shotgun sequence contains the following coding sequences:
- the LOC104738529 gene encoding receptor-like serine/threonine-protein kinase SD1-8 encodes MRAPLCVTSVFFFLFCFLYELSSSKSVLYSRESLTVSSNQTLVSPGNVFELGLFKPNESISRWYLGIWYKEDPKRTSLWVANRVKPLTKPVGTLKFFNNTLFLFEQDNIPAVWKTNLTGGGVRSRMVAELFDNGNFVVKDSSDPEGYLWQSFDSPTDTLLPEMKFKIFDFFDSEDDPRQTLHSWSSPGDPSPTDMYSSFQIRKDLNIIAIFVGGNQMDTWNGYQFGDMPPVFELKEGWLVMKTLESSSSYSRLTIRTIRQGVLYELYSWNSEAKEWKMSWSIGEDSCYLKGLEKPCGSYSYCSKNDTSQQQCHCIRGFYPKLERLTWSHDCVRSTAIHCGGGEFVKLAKMKLPGTAPMVTSDSRLNLEKCKESCLVGCNCTAYALVENRKGERSCLNWKGELHDMRNYTTGGQDLYVRVAGLAANDHG; translated from the coding sequence ATGAGAGCTCCACTTTGTGTCACCTCcgtattcttcttcctcttctgcttTTTATATGAGCTCTCTTCTTCTAAGTCAGTACTTTACTCTCGAGAAAGTCTTACAGTCTCAAGCAACCAAACCCTTGTGTCTCCTGGAAATGTCTTCGAGTTAGGTCTCTTCAAACCCAATGAGTCCATTTCTCGTTGGTATCTTGGGATATGGTACAAGGAAGACCCAAAGAGAACTAGTTTATGGGTAGCCAACAGAGTTAAACCTCTCACCAAACCTGTCGGAACCCTCAAATTCTTCAACAACACCCTCTTCCTGTTCGAACAAGATAACATCCCAGCTGTGTGGAAGACCAATCTGACCGGAGGAGGTGTGAGGTCTAGGATGGTGGCTGAACTTTTCGATAATGGCAACTTCGTGGTGAAGGACTCCAGCGACCCGGAAGGTTATTTATGGCAGAGCTTCGATTCTCCAACGGATACTTTACTACCGGAGATGAAATTCaaaatctttgatttctttgataGTGAAGATGATCCGCGACAAACCCTCCATTCCTGGTCTAGTCCAGGAGACCCCTCACCCACGGATATGTATTCATCCTTCCAAATTCGGAAAGATTTAAACATAATTGCAATTTTTGTTGGGGGAAACCAAATGGATACATGGAACGGGTACCAATTTGGGGACATGCCCCCAGTGTTCGAGCTAAAGGAAGGTTGGTTAGTAATGAAGACCCTCGAAAGCAGCAGCAGCTACTCGAGGTTGACAATACGGACAATACGGCAGGGCGTACTTTATGAGTTATACTCATGGAATTCCGAAGCCAAGGAATGGAAAATGTCATGGTCCATAGGGGAAGACTCTTGCTATTTGAAAGGCTTAGAAAAACCATGTGGGTCTTACAGTTACTGTTCCAAAAACGATACGTCGCAGCAGCAGTGTCACTGCATTAGAGGGTTCTATCCGAAGTTGGAACGTCTTACGTGGTCTCACGATTGTGTGAGGAGTACTGCTATACACTGCGGAGGTGGTGAATTTGTGAAGCTAGCAAAAATGAAGTTGCCGGGAACCGCGCCTATGGTTACCTCAGATTCGCGTCTAAATCTGGAGAAATGCAAGGAGTCATGCCTTGTGGGTTGTAACTGTACCGCTTATGCGCTTGTGGAAAACCGGAAAGGAGAGCGCAGTTGTTTGAATTGGAAAGGAGAGCTCCACGATATGCGAAACTACACCACCGGCGGTCAAGACCTATATGTCAGAGTGGCGGGCCTGGCGGCTAATGATCACGGTTAG